Proteins from a single region of Ischnura elegans chromosome 2, ioIscEleg1.1, whole genome shotgun sequence:
- the LOC124153362 gene encoding hexosaminidase D-like, with protein sequence MFRMRGKTQLIMLVMSVMTVIFILYRMTAGDNQMHAVEKNSKFPWSPQKELIFGSRIEMEDINELSDLTQSPRHILKQKAVESQLMSDIRKVNTPQFKHQFSSGRSVLGGNGHEGNSDNAVNAEELAERSGVHNLGPHRIVHLDLKGAPPLVSYFEGLFPLLQSLGTTGLLIEYEDMFPFWGPLAGLAARNAYSKANVTRILSLARDNRLDVIPLIQTFGHLEFVLKLRTHKHLREVPRYPQAICPTHEESFPLLKTMIDQVMELHPEARNIHLGADEVYQLGECDRCRAAMQADNITPKRLFLNHVSKVAEYTKDKYKVNVLIWDDGLRSNSIEELTASGLGGKGVQPVIWKYTPDVAASLPADVWERLSSSGFSTVWVATAFKGATGPDKYVTDISHHLENHRSWAAVVASAKAGSSGLALGGPKPFPHIAGTILTGWQRYDHFAVLCELLPVGLPSLAVSLTFLKTGENNVAMLRRQASDALRCEMPLAMTPSEILELGSLSSAPRCVFPGAGVLHVAERLHALKADVERVAAMPEAKGWATKYNVDHKFSSPFHIEQFSREVDGLRGHMAVLEREARLALSEVYDSSTVEEWVSSVMGPLFNRVREMWDGKEALLAVEEWPLRPLDGTIEKDL encoded by the coding sequence ATGTTTCGCATGCGTGGTAAAACTCAACTCATTATGTTGGTTATGAGTGTGATGACTGTAATCTTCATCTTGTACCGAATGACCGCGGGTGATAACCAGATGCATGCCGtagaaaaaaacagtaaatttccGTGGTCTCCGCAAAAAGAGTTGATATTTGGCAGTCGGATAGAAATGGAAGATATCAATGAATTGTCTGACCTGACTCAAAGCCCTCGTCACATCTTAAAACAGAAGGCTGTTGAAAGTCAGTTGATGTCTGACATCAGGAAAGTTAATACTCCTCAGTTTAAACATCAGTTTAGTAGTGGACGCAGTGTTCTCGGTGGAAATGGTCATGAGGGTAATTCTGATAACGCCGTCAATGCCGAGGAATTGGCCGAGCGTTCGGGGGTACATAATTTGGGCCCTCATCGAATAGTTCATCTCGATCTCAAAGGTGCACCGCCTCTGGTATCGTACTTCGAAGGGCTATTTCCATTGCTTCAGTCTCTAGGAACAACAGGATTGCTCATAGAGTACGAAGATATGTTTCCATTCTGGGGGCCTTTAGCTGGACTAGCGGCTCGAAATGCTTACAGTAAGGCGAACGTCACTAGAATATTATCGTTAGCACGTGATAACCGGCTCGATGTAATACCCCTAATCCAGACATTTGGGCATCTGGAGTTCGTTCTTAAGCTAAGGACCCATAAACATCTGAGAGAAGTTCCGCGGTACCCTCAGGCTATTTGTCCAACTCATGAGGAATCTTTTCCCCTGCTGAAGACCATGATAGATCAGGTAATGGAACTGCATCCAGAAGCTCGTAATATCCATCTTGGTGCCGATGAAGTTTATCAGTTAGGTGAATGTGACAGGTGTCGAGCGGCGATGCAGGCGGACAATATCACTCCTAAGCGCCTTTTTCTCAATCATGTATCGAAAGTCGCTGAATACACCAAAGACAAGTATAAAGTTAACGTATTAATATGGGACGATGGGCTGAGATCAAACTCCATCGAGGAGCTGACGGCTTCCGGACTTGGTGGCAAAGGTGTTCAACCAGTCATCTGGAAGTACACTCCAGATGTGGCTGCTAGTCTTCCAGCTGATGTTTGGGAGAGGCTTAGTTCTTCTGGATTTTCTACTGTCTGGGTGGCCACTGCATTCAAGGGAGCTACTGGTCCAGATAAGTACGTGACTGATATATCCCACCATTTAGAAAATCATCGGTCGTGGGCAGCAGTTGTTGCCAGTGCCAAAGCAGGCTCGTCAGGTTTGGCCCTGGGTGGGCCAAAACCCTTCCCACATATTGCAGGAACAATTTTGACAGGTTGGCAAAGGTATGACCACTTTGCTGTCCTGTGTGAGCTGCTACCAGTTGGCTTACCCTCTTTAGCGGTGTCGCTTACCTTTCTGAAGACAGGGGAGAACAATGTGGCAATGCTTCGACGTCAAGCGTCAGATGCATTGAGATGTGAAATGCCCCTTGCGATGACGCCGTCGGAAATCCTTGAATTAGGTTCACTGAGCTCTGCCCCTCGTTGTGTGTTCCCCGGTGCGGGGGTCCTCCATGTTGCTGAGCGTCTGCACGCGCTGAAGGCTGATGTAGAGCGTGTAGCCGCGATGCCGGAAGCGAAGGGATGGGCAACTAAGTACAATGTAGACCACAAGTTCTCTAGCCCTTTCCACATCGAGCAGTTTAGCCGGGAGGTTGATGGTCTTAGAGGTCATATGGCTGTACTCGAGAGAGAAGCCAGGCTGGCATTGTCCGAAGTGTACGACTCGTCGACCGTGGAAGAGTGGGTGTCATCCGTGATGGGCCCACTTTTCAACCGGGTGCGCGAGATGTGGGATGGTAAGGAAGCTCTCTTGGCGGTGGAGGAATGGCCACTTCGGCCTCTTGATGGGACCATCGAAAAAGATCTCTGA